A genomic segment from Microbacterium sp. SORGH_AS_0428 encodes:
- a CDS encoding aminotransferase class I/II-fold pyridoxal phosphate-dependent enzyme, which yields MSDSAKDPVGARIAAAGERSPEGIARELGRLVTDGVLAPGDRLPTVREVAAQLSVSPATVSAAWQALARAGVIVSRGRAGSFVRAPRRAWLTPRVKGLSGAAPAGWDLASGMPDPALLPPLRAAFERVDLRAGAGRYHDVPVLPELADVLREGWPSRVETLTVVDGAMDGIARVMEQTVRFGDRVAIESPGYPYFFDLLDALGAEAVPVEVDDEGMVPASLTRALARHPSAVLLQPRAQNPTGASMTSMRAQQLAGAIGAARDGGRVLVVEDDHSGLIAMAPAVTLARWLPDQVVQVRSFSKSHGPDLRIAAMGGPAHVLDRVIARRMLGPGWTSRLLQSVLLDMLTRPDSVSAVKRARLAYRDRQEAMVGALRREGIPLVPPDGINLWVPVLDERAALVELAAAGIVVAAGAPFVAGEAHAPHVRVTAGLIASADAEGAAAALAAAARATGR from the coding sequence GTGAGTGATTCGGCGAAAGACCCGGTCGGAGCGCGGATCGCCGCGGCCGGAGAGCGCAGTCCCGAGGGGATCGCCCGCGAACTGGGCCGCCTGGTGACCGACGGCGTGCTTGCGCCCGGCGATCGTCTGCCCACGGTGCGCGAGGTCGCTGCGCAGCTCTCGGTGAGCCCCGCGACGGTCAGCGCTGCCTGGCAGGCCCTCGCGCGCGCCGGCGTCATCGTGTCGCGGGGGAGAGCGGGAAGCTTCGTGCGTGCGCCTCGTCGTGCATGGCTCACCCCGCGCGTGAAGGGTCTGTCGGGGGCGGCCCCGGCCGGCTGGGATCTGGCGTCCGGCATGCCCGACCCCGCCCTCCTGCCCCCCTTGCGTGCAGCCTTCGAGCGTGTCGATCTGCGGGCGGGGGCGGGGCGTTACCACGACGTCCCGGTGCTTCCCGAGCTGGCGGACGTGCTGCGGGAGGGCTGGCCGTCGCGGGTGGAGACGCTGACCGTCGTCGACGGCGCGATGGACGGCATCGCGAGAGTGATGGAACAGACCGTGCGCTTCGGCGACCGCGTGGCGATCGAGTCTCCCGGGTACCCCTATTTCTTCGATCTGCTGGATGCTCTCGGAGCCGAAGCCGTGCCGGTCGAGGTCGACGACGAGGGCATGGTGCCCGCATCCCTCACCCGGGCCCTCGCCCGGCATCCGTCGGCGGTGCTGCTGCAGCCGCGGGCTCAGAACCCGACCGGTGCCTCGATGACCTCGATGCGGGCCCAGCAGCTCGCGGGCGCGATCGGCGCGGCGCGCGACGGCGGCCGGGTGCTCGTCGTCGAGGACGACCACTCCGGACTGATCGCGATGGCGCCAGCGGTGACGCTCGCGCGTTGGCTGCCCGATCAGGTCGTCCAGGTGCGCAGCTTCTCGAAGTCGCACGGCCCCGACCTCCGCATCGCTGCCATGGGCGGGCCGGCCCACGTGCTGGACCGCGTCATCGCGCGCAGGATGCTGGGGCCGGGGTGGACCTCGCGCCTCCTGCAGAGCGTGCTGCTGGACATGCTCACCCGGCCGGATTCCGTGTCGGCCGTGAAGCGCGCCCGCCTGGCCTACCGGGACCGGCAGGAGGCGATGGTGGGGGCGCTGCGCCGAGAGGGCATCCCCCTCGTGCCGCCGGACGGGATCAACCTCTGGGTGCCCGTGCTCGATGAGCGCGCGGCCCTGGTCGAACTCGCCGCCGCCGGGATCGTGGTCGCCGCGGGGGCGCCGTTCGTCGCGGGGGAGGCGCACGCGCCGCACGTGCGCGTGACGGCGGGGCTCATCGCATCCGCTGACGCCGAGGGCGCGGCGGCCGCCCTCGCCGCTGCCGCGCGGGCAACGGGTCGCTGA
- a CDS encoding ABC transporter ATP-binding protein: MKTAPAVRARGVGKIFPTRTGDVVALTDVDLDVAPGEFVSLIGPSGCGKSTLLRLIADLDAATAGTLEIFGKPAATARLDQDYGMAFQQAGLLPWRTIAENIALPLQIQRVTKAERAARVAELAELVGLTDFVQRYPDQLSGGMQQRVAIARSLATRPKLLLMDEPFGALDEMTRERLQAELTRIAAETGAAVVFVTHSIPEAVFLSDRVVVMSPRPGRITTVIATSFERERDEALRESSAYFAKVTEVREALHGTPATRANER, from the coding sequence ATGAAGACCGCACCCGCCGTCCGCGCCCGAGGCGTGGGCAAGATCTTCCCGACCCGAACCGGCGATGTCGTCGCGCTCACCGATGTGGATCTCGACGTCGCGCCGGGCGAGTTCGTCTCGCTGATCGGCCCGTCCGGATGCGGCAAGTCAACGCTGCTGCGCCTGATCGCTGACCTCGACGCCGCCACCGCGGGCACCCTGGAGATCTTCGGCAAGCCGGCCGCCACCGCCCGGCTCGACCAGGACTACGGCATGGCCTTTCAGCAGGCAGGGCTCCTCCCCTGGCGCACGATCGCCGAGAACATCGCGCTCCCCCTTCAGATCCAGCGGGTCACGAAGGCGGAGCGCGCAGCGCGGGTCGCCGAACTCGCCGAGCTCGTCGGCTTGACCGACTTCGTGCAGCGTTACCCGGACCAGCTCTCGGGCGGGATGCAGCAGCGCGTCGCGATCGCCCGCTCTCTCGCGACCCGGCCGAAGCTTCTGCTCATGGACGAGCCCTTCGGAGCGCTCGATGAGATGACCCGCGAGCGGCTGCAGGCGGAGCTGACCCGCATCGCGGCCGAGACCGGCGCCGCCGTCGTCTTCGTGACGCACTCGATCCCGGAGGCGGTGTTCCTCTCGGATCGGGTCGTCGTGATGAGTCCGCGCCCCGGGCGCATCACGACGGTCATCGCGACGAGCTTCGAGCGCGAGCGCGACGAGGCGCTGCGGGAATCGAGCGCCTACTTCGCGAAGGTCACCGAGGTGCGCGAGGCCCTGCACGGAACGCCGGCGACCAGGGCGAACGAACGATGA
- a CDS encoding ABC transporter permease subunit: MSTARVDRRLPSWLRVAAPAGVALIGLVVWVLIVDVADAAPRMLPSPIAILEEFFARWSIIAPDMAITATNALVGLVAGTLLAILLAALAASARPIDGMLAPLVAALAVIPIVALTPILNTMFGASSQFGRQAVATIAAFVPVFVNVLRGLRQTRPVQRDLLRAAAASRSQTFRFLTLPTALPYLMSGIRIAASLAVISALVAEYFGGPADGIGTAIASYAKSGRAALAWAFVLGGILIGLLFFLVTSLLERLSTRRAPV; this comes from the coding sequence ATGAGCACCGCGAGAGTCGATCGCCGGCTGCCCTCATGGCTCCGGGTCGCAGCACCCGCGGGCGTCGCCCTGATCGGGCTGGTGGTGTGGGTGCTCATCGTCGATGTCGCCGATGCAGCACCGCGGATGCTCCCGAGCCCGATCGCCATCCTGGAGGAGTTCTTCGCCCGCTGGTCGATCATCGCGCCCGACATGGCGATCACCGCGACCAACGCCCTCGTGGGACTCGTCGCCGGCACGCTCCTCGCGATCCTGCTGGCCGCCCTGGCGGCGTCGGCCCGACCGATCGACGGCATGCTCGCTCCTCTCGTCGCCGCCCTGGCCGTCATCCCGATCGTCGCGCTCACCCCCATCCTGAACACGATGTTCGGCGCCTCGAGCCAGTTCGGGCGCCAGGCCGTGGCGACGATCGCGGCCTTCGTCCCCGTGTTCGTCAACGTGCTGCGCGGGCTTCGCCAGACGCGCCCGGTGCAGCGCGACCTCCTGCGCGCGGCCGCGGCCTCCCGCTCGCAGACCTTCCGGTTCCTCACCCTGCCCACCGCCCTGCCGTACCTGATGTCCGGGATCCGGATCGCCGCATCCCTCGCGGTCATCTCCGCTCTGGTGGCCGAGTACTTCGGCGGCCCCGCCGACGGCATCGGCACCGCCATCGCGAGCTACGCGAAATCGGGCCGCGCAGCCCTCGCGTGGGCGTTCGTTCTCGGCGGCATCCTCATCGGCCTTCTCTTCTTCCTCGTGACCAGCCTCCTCGAGCGGCTGTCGACGAGGCGGGCCCCGGTCTGA
- a CDS encoding TIGR03842 family LLM class F420-dependent oxidoreductase, giving the protein MDFGVVLQTNPPASRTVQLSQLAEAHGFSHVWTFDSHLLWEEPYVVHSAILNATRRITVGPFVTNPATRDWTVTASVFATLNEMYGNRTICGIGRGDSAVRVTNGKPVSMSELRESIHVIRELANSRPVEYKGATLQFPWSRGSELDVWVAAYGPLALKLTGEVGDGFILQLADLDIASWMIKVVKDAAAAAGRDPDSIAFCVAAPMYIGEDLEHMRDQCRWFGGMVGNHVADIVAKYGTSGEVPQALTDYIAGRTGYDYNSHGRAANDHVDFVPDEIVDRFCLLGTAEQHIAKLEALREIGVTQFAGYLQHDNKEETMRVYGERVIPALTEHITAKR; this is encoded by the coding sequence ATGGACTTCGGCGTCGTCCTGCAGACCAACCCGCCCGCATCCCGCACCGTCCAGCTGTCGCAGCTGGCCGAGGCGCACGGCTTCAGCCACGTGTGGACCTTCGACTCGCACCTGCTGTGGGAAGAGCCCTACGTGGTGCACTCCGCGATCCTGAACGCGACCAGACGCATCACGGTCGGCCCCTTCGTGACCAACCCGGCCACCCGCGACTGGACCGTGACCGCATCCGTGTTCGCGACGCTCAACGAGATGTACGGCAACCGGACCATCTGCGGGATCGGACGCGGGGACTCCGCCGTGCGGGTCACGAACGGCAAACCGGTCTCGATGTCGGAGCTGCGCGAGTCGATCCACGTCATCCGGGAGCTGGCCAACTCGCGCCCCGTCGAGTACAAGGGCGCGACGCTGCAGTTCCCCTGGAGCCGGGGATCGGAGCTCGACGTCTGGGTGGCCGCGTACGGCCCGCTCGCACTGAAGCTGACCGGAGAGGTCGGCGACGGCTTCATCCTGCAGCTGGCCGACCTCGACATCGCGAGCTGGATGATCAAGGTCGTCAAGGACGCCGCCGCCGCTGCCGGCCGTGACCCCGACAGCATCGCGTTCTGCGTGGCGGCACCCATGTACATCGGCGAAGACCTTGAGCACATGCGCGACCAGTGCCGGTGGTTCGGCGGCATGGTCGGCAACCACGTCGCCGACATCGTCGCCAAGTACGGCACGTCGGGCGAGGTGCCGCAAGCACTCACCGACTACATCGCGGGGCGCACCGGCTACGACTACAACAGCCACGGCCGGGCGGCCAACGATCACGTCGACTTCGTTCCGGACGAGATCGTCGACCGGTTCTGCCTGCTGGGCACCGCCGAGCAGCACATCGCCAAGCTCGAGGCGTTGCGGGAGATCGGGGTCACCCAGTTCGCGGGCTATCTGCAGCACGACAACAAGGAGGAGACGATGCGCGTGTACGGCGAGCGCGTCATCCCCGCCCTGACCGAGCACATCACGGCGAAGCGATGA
- a CDS encoding ABC transporter permease subunit — protein MTRRAAAAIWGVVGVAAVIALWELYKLLGPAEGVTIGSDGSTGSGVMILPRTHDRAMPHVWDMIARLFASTSGGDTPPLWVSVLSAGGVTLGIAAAGWVIGVLVGGVLAIAMQRWRLIEWGLLPWIVVSQTVPLIAFAPVVNALGGQLAREGIPWPQWLSVAVIASYLAFFPVAIGMLRGLQAPDSIHVDLLRTYAAGYGTTLWRLRLPAAVPYLLPALRLAAAAAVVGAVVAEVSIGMRGGIGRMLIQLAGQASSDPAAPWGPTFGTIALGLVAAASVALVGAGLKNYRRGEETA, from the coding sequence ATGACGCGCCGCGCGGCCGCCGCGATCTGGGGCGTGGTGGGCGTCGCGGCCGTCATCGCGCTCTGGGAGCTCTACAAACTTCTGGGTCCCGCCGAGGGGGTGACCATCGGCAGCGACGGTTCGACCGGCAGCGGCGTGATGATCCTGCCCCGCACCCACGACCGCGCCATGCCGCACGTGTGGGACATGATCGCGCGACTGTTCGCCTCGACGAGTGGCGGCGACACCCCGCCGCTGTGGGTGTCGGTGCTGTCGGCGGGAGGCGTGACGCTCGGTATCGCGGCAGCGGGGTGGGTGATCGGCGTTCTCGTCGGCGGCGTCCTCGCGATCGCGATGCAGCGGTGGCGGCTCATCGAATGGGGCCTGCTGCCCTGGATCGTGGTCAGCCAGACCGTGCCGTTGATCGCGTTCGCGCCGGTCGTGAACGCCCTCGGAGGACAACTGGCGCGTGAGGGGATCCCCTGGCCGCAGTGGCTGTCGGTCGCCGTCATCGCCTCCTATCTCGCCTTCTTCCCCGTCGCGATCGGCATGCTGCGCGGTCTGCAGGCACCCGACAGCATCCACGTCGATCTCCTCCGCACGTACGCGGCCGGCTACGGGACGACGCTCTGGCGGTTGCGACTGCCCGCGGCGGTGCCGTATCTGCTGCCGGCGCTGCGACTGGCGGCCGCGGCCGCGGTCGTCGGGGCGGTGGTCGCCGAGGTCTCCATCGGGATGCGCGGAGGCATCGGACGCATGCTCATCCAGCTCGCAGGTCAAGCATCGTCCGATCCGGCAGCTCCGTGGGGCCCCACCTTCGGCACGATCGCGCTCGGGCTCGTCGCCGCCGCATCCGTGGCCCTCGTAGGCGCCGGGCTCAAGAACTATCGCAGAGGCGAGGAGACCGCATGA
- a CDS encoding nitrilase-related carbon-nitrogen hydrolase, translating to MTTVRAAITQTTWTGDKASMLDKHEQFARDAAAAGAQVICFQELFYGPYFGITQDKKYYRYAEPVDGPIVQRFAALAKELSLVMVLPIYEEQQTGVYYNTAVVVDADGSIAGIYRKNHIPHVEKFWEKFYFRPGNLGYPVFDTAVGKVGVIICYDRHFPEAWRELGLNGAHLAFNPNATKPGLSNRLWEVEQPAAAVANGYFVLAPNRVGREDNEYGDEAVTFYGKSQIVDPRGNYVGELGSGEHEEILIRDLDMDLVQQMRDDWQFFRDRRPDTYDEITAP from the coding sequence ATGACGACGGTACGCGCAGCGATCACGCAGACGACGTGGACGGGCGACAAGGCATCCATGCTCGACAAGCACGAACAGTTCGCTCGGGATGCGGCAGCCGCCGGCGCCCAGGTGATCTGCTTCCAGGAGCTGTTCTACGGCCCCTACTTCGGCATCACCCAGGACAAGAAGTACTACCGCTACGCGGAGCCCGTGGACGGACCCATCGTGCAGCGGTTCGCCGCGCTGGCGAAGGAGCTGTCGCTCGTGATGGTGCTGCCCATCTACGAGGAGCAGCAGACCGGCGTCTACTACAACACCGCCGTCGTGGTGGACGCGGACGGCTCGATCGCCGGCATCTACCGCAAGAACCACATCCCGCACGTCGAGAAGTTCTGGGAGAAGTTCTACTTCCGTCCCGGAAACCTCGGCTACCCCGTCTTCGACACCGCCGTCGGCAAGGTCGGCGTGATCATCTGCTACGACCGTCACTTCCCCGAGGCGTGGCGCGAGCTCGGCCTGAACGGCGCGCACCTCGCCTTCAACCCCAATGCGACCAAGCCCGGCCTCTCGAATCGTCTGTGGGAGGTCGAGCAGCCGGCTGCGGCGGTTGCGAACGGCTACTTCGTGCTCGCACCGAACCGCGTGGGCCGCGAGGACAACGAGTACGGCGACGAGGCCGTCACCTTCTACGGCAAGAGCCAGATCGTCGACCCCCGAGGCAACTACGTGGGCGAGCTCGGCTCGGGCGAGCACGAGGAGATCCTCATCCGCGATCTCGACATGGATCTCGTGCAGCAGATGCGCGACGACTGGCAGTTCTTCCGCGACCGCCGCCCCGACACCTACGACGAGATCACGGCACCCTGA
- a CDS encoding response regulator transcription factor produces the protein MSAPVRVVLVDDQALFRAGIRMLVDSQPDLSVVGEAGDGVEAIEVVRRERPDVVLMDIRMPRLDGLAATAELLRDADAPRIVMLTTFDLDEAAARAIREGASGFLLKDADPEFLLAAIRTVHAGSAVIAASATRDLFAQFSPPAVAVPPAWQALTDREREIFALAARGLSNAEIAEREFLSEATVKTHISRILAKLALRDRVQLVVFAFEHGLV, from the coding sequence GTGAGCGCACCGGTACGCGTCGTCCTCGTCGACGACCAGGCGCTCTTCCGCGCCGGCATCCGCATGCTGGTGGATTCGCAGCCCGACCTGAGCGTCGTGGGCGAGGCGGGCGACGGCGTCGAGGCCATCGAGGTGGTGCGCCGAGAGCGCCCCGATGTCGTGCTGATGGACATCCGGATGCCGCGTCTCGACGGTCTTGCGGCCACGGCGGAACTGCTGCGCGACGCCGACGCGCCCCGCATCGTGATGCTGACGACCTTCGATCTGGATGAGGCGGCTGCTCGCGCGATCCGAGAGGGGGCCAGCGGGTTCCTGCTGAAAGACGCGGATCCCGAGTTCCTGCTCGCCGCCATCCGCACGGTGCACGCGGGATCCGCTGTCATCGCCGCGAGTGCTACGCGCGACCTGTTCGCACAGTTCTCGCCCCCGGCCGTCGCAGTGCCGCCGGCCTGGCAGGCGCTCACCGACCGCGAGCGGGAGATCTTCGCGCTCGCCGCCCGGGGGCTTTCCAACGCCGAGATCGCGGAGCGGGAGTTCCTGTCCGAGGCGACCGTGAAGACGCACATCAGCCGCATCCTCGCCAAGCTCGCCCTGCGCGATCGCGTGCAGCTCGTCGTCTTCGCCTTCGAACACGGCCTCGTCTGA
- a CDS encoding histidine kinase: MFRQLSPVQWLVDAVLAFGFFGLTGFLFYTPSSGDQVWGVLVSLGMAVALGLRRFSPFLALAVAWVSALAQMALGLQPMLSNVAIFVVLYATAAYGTRLLFWLGFSSAVAGSAAIAIYLVFVNSYVASSGLDWRSLPIAVFVMLAALFALGLSWTAGALVRTAARARETRQARDAARAQVAIESERMRIARDMHDIVAHSLAVVIAQADGARYAAAADPAAATTALGTISSTARSALTDVRLLLTQLRHQQGAGPQPTLADLDGLFAQVHAAGVDLRVQIAPVPPQDVPAAVQLAVFRILQEALTNALRHGEGPVEVWLAWQSDHVRATVRNALRSPAREQQRMLEDAGGHGVVGMRERAQLVGGTLFAGATDGAFVVDAHLPIGVAA; this comes from the coding sequence GTGTTCCGCCAGCTCTCGCCCGTGCAATGGCTCGTGGACGCCGTCCTGGCGTTCGGGTTCTTCGGCCTCACGGGCTTCCTGTTCTACACACCCTCCTCGGGCGACCAGGTGTGGGGCGTGCTGGTGTCGCTCGGCATGGCGGTGGCGCTGGGGCTGCGCCGGTTCTCGCCGTTCCTGGCGTTGGCCGTCGCGTGGGTGAGCGCGCTCGCACAGATGGCGCTGGGTCTGCAGCCCATGCTCAGCAACGTCGCGATCTTCGTCGTGCTCTACGCGACAGCCGCCTACGGGACGCGGCTGTTGTTCTGGCTCGGCTTCTCCTCCGCGGTCGCCGGCTCCGCGGCCATCGCGATCTACCTCGTCTTCGTCAACTCCTACGTCGCCTCGTCCGGGCTCGACTGGCGGAGCCTGCCGATCGCCGTGTTCGTGATGCTCGCCGCGCTGTTCGCCCTCGGGCTGTCGTGGACAGCGGGCGCGCTGGTGCGCACCGCGGCGCGTGCCAGGGAGACACGGCAGGCGAGGGATGCGGCGCGCGCGCAGGTGGCCATCGAGTCCGAGCGGATGCGGATCGCCCGCGACATGCACGACATCGTCGCGCACTCCCTCGCGGTGGTGATCGCGCAGGCCGACGGCGCCCGCTACGCGGCGGCGGCCGACCCCGCTGCTGCGACGACCGCCCTCGGGACGATCTCTTCCACCGCGCGTTCCGCGCTGACGGATGTACGCCTGCTCCTCACCCAGCTGCGCCATCAGCAGGGGGCCGGGCCGCAGCCGACACTGGCGGATCTCGACGGCTTGTTCGCCCAGGTCCATGCGGCGGGCGTGGATCTGCGGGTGCAGATCGCGCCGGTGCCGCCGCAGGATGTGCCGGCGGCCGTGCAGCTCGCCGTGTTCCGCATCCTGCAGGAAGCGCTCACCAACGCCCTGCGGCACGGCGAGGGCCCCGTGGAGGTCTGGCTCGCGTGGCAGAGTGATCATGTGCGAGCAACCGTGCGCAATGCGCTGCGTTCCCCGGCCCGTGAGCAGCAGCGGATGCTCGAGGACGCCGGCGGGCACGGCGTCGTCGGGATGCGCGAGCGCGCGCAGCTGGTCGGCGGAACATTGTTCGCCGGTGCCACCGACGGCGCCTTCGTCGTCGACGCGCATCTGCCGATCGGGGTCGCGGCGTGA
- the hydA gene encoding dihydropyrimidinase: protein MTTTLITGGTVVSATGRVTADVLVDGERIVAVLAPGSQLLGSDLTASVDTVIDATGKYVIPGGIDAHTHMQLPFGGTSASDTFETGTRAAAWGGTTTIVDFAVQRTGERVQDGLAHWHELAAGNCAIDYGFHQIVGGVDADALAALPGLIDEGITSFKMFMAYPGVFYADDAQILRAMQVAADTGLLTMMHAENGPVIDVLAEQLVEAGKTDPYFHGIARAWQAEEEATHRAIMLANLTGAPLYVVHVSAKQAVEQLATARDKGQNVFGETCPQYLYLSLEEQLGASSEQWGAFEGAKWVCSTPLRARAEGHQDHMWRALRTNDLQMVSTDHCPFCMKGQKELGLGDFRAIPNGIGSVEHRMDLMYQGVVTGEITLERWVELTSTTPARMFGMYGQKGVIAPGADADIVIYDPNGHTSIGVDKTHHMNMDHSAWEGFEIDGHVDTVMARGKVVVDAGRYLGRAGDGRFVKRGLSQYLI from the coding sequence ATGACCACCACACTCATCACCGGCGGCACCGTCGTCTCCGCCACCGGCCGCGTGACGGCCGACGTCCTCGTCGACGGCGAACGCATCGTCGCCGTACTCGCGCCCGGATCCCAGCTGCTGGGCAGCGACCTGACCGCATCCGTCGACACCGTCATCGACGCGACGGGGAAGTACGTCATCCCCGGGGGTATCGACGCCCACACGCACATGCAGCTGCCCTTCGGCGGCACGAGTGCGTCCGATACCTTCGAGACGGGCACGCGCGCCGCAGCCTGGGGCGGCACGACCACGATCGTGGACTTCGCCGTCCAGCGCACCGGCGAGCGCGTGCAGGACGGACTCGCCCATTGGCACGAGCTCGCCGCGGGCAACTGCGCGATCGACTACGGGTTCCACCAGATCGTCGGCGGCGTGGATGCGGACGCGCTGGCGGCCCTTCCGGGGCTCATCGACGAAGGCATCACGAGCTTCAAGATGTTCATGGCGTACCCCGGCGTCTTCTACGCGGACGACGCGCAGATCCTGCGCGCCATGCAGGTCGCCGCCGACACGGGTCTGCTCACGATGATGCACGCCGAGAACGGCCCCGTGATCGATGTGCTCGCCGAGCAGCTGGTCGAAGCAGGCAAGACCGATCCGTACTTCCACGGGATCGCTCGCGCCTGGCAGGCCGAGGAGGAGGCGACGCATCGCGCGATCATGCTCGCGAACCTCACCGGCGCGCCGCTGTACGTCGTGCACGTGAGCGCGAAGCAGGCCGTCGAGCAGCTCGCTACGGCGCGGGACAAGGGCCAGAACGTCTTCGGCGAGACGTGTCCGCAGTACCTGTACCTCTCCCTGGAGGAGCAGCTGGGGGCCTCGAGCGAACAGTGGGGGGCGTTCGAGGGTGCCAAGTGGGTCTGCTCCACACCGCTGCGCGCACGGGCGGAGGGCCACCAGGACCACATGTGGCGGGCCCTGCGCACGAACGACCTGCAGATGGTGTCCACCGACCACTGCCCGTTCTGCATGAAGGGGCAGAAGGAGCTCGGTCTCGGCGACTTCCGCGCGATCCCCAACGGGATCGGCTCGGTCGAGCACCGCATGGACCTCATGTACCAGGGAGTCGTGACCGGCGAGATCACGCTCGAACGCTGGGTCGAGCTGACCAGCACGACCCCCGCGCGCATGTTCGGCATGTACGGGCAGAAGGGCGTCATCGCGCCCGGCGCGGATGCGGACATCGTGATCTACGACCCGAACGGGCACACCTCGATCGGCGTCGACAAGACCCACCACATGAACATGGACCACTCGGCCTGGGAGGGATTCGAGATCGACGGTCACGTCGACACGGTCATGGCGCGCGGCAAGGTCGTCGTCGACGCCGGCCGGTACCTGGGGCGGGCCGGCGACGGCCGGTTCGTCAAGCGCGGCCTGAGCCAGTACCTGATCTGA
- a CDS encoding ABC transporter substrate-binding protein yields the protein MRHSIRRTLVAVSAVGIASMALAACAGGDSGAPAASGDPDFEPLTSLKLQLQWLPQAQFAGYYVALDKGYFEEEGFDDVEIVPSGGDIVPQDALVAGDVDFAVAWVPKVLGTLEATGAELTDIAQVFQKSGTLQVSWADSGITSVADFEGKRIGSWGFGNEWEIFAAMAADDLDSTSVSITTQDFSMNALLDGDVDAAQAMTYNEWAQVLEVVNPATGKLYQPEDFNVISYEDTEGAMLQDALWADTARLADDPAYADAAVRFLKAVTKGWIFARDNPEEAASITYDAAINAEAAFPVGPVHQLWQMNEVNKLIWTDSDFGVVNEDAWKKTVAGALKAVNQDGLNLITEEPADTAYSNEYIEKALQELEAEGVAVKGTYTPIDVTLTEGGK from the coding sequence ATGAGACACAGCATTCGACGCACCCTCGTCGCCGTATCCGCCGTCGGCATCGCCTCGATGGCGCTGGCTGCCTGCGCAGGCGGAGACTCCGGCGCACCGGCCGCCTCCGGAGACCCGGACTTCGAGCCGCTCACCTCACTCAAGCTGCAGCTGCAATGGCTGCCCCAGGCGCAGTTCGCCGGCTACTACGTCGCCCTCGACAAGGGTTACTTCGAAGAGGAGGGCTTCGACGATGTCGAGATCGTGCCCTCCGGCGGCGACATCGTCCCGCAGGACGCACTCGTCGCGGGCGACGTCGACTTCGCCGTCGCGTGGGTGCCCAAGGTTCTCGGCACCCTCGAGGCAACGGGCGCCGAGCTCACCGACATCGCGCAGGTGTTCCAGAAGTCCGGAACGCTCCAGGTCTCCTGGGCCGACAGCGGCATCACGTCCGTCGCCGACTTCGAGGGCAAGCGGATCGGCTCGTGGGGCTTCGGCAACGAGTGGGAGATCTTCGCCGCCATGGCTGCGGACGACCTCGACTCCACGTCGGTCTCGATCACGACGCAGGACTTCAGCATGAACGCGCTGCTGGACGGCGACGTGGATGCGGCGCAGGCGATGACCTACAACGAGTGGGCGCAGGTGCTGGAGGTCGTGAACCCCGCGACGGGCAAGCTCTACCAGCCGGAGGACTTCAACGTCATCTCGTACGAGGACACCGAGGGCGCCATGCTCCAGGACGCCCTCTGGGCCGACACGGCACGCCTGGCCGACGACCCCGCCTACGCGGACGCCGCCGTGCGGTTCCTGAAGGCGGTCACGAAGGGATGGATCTTCGCGCGCGACAACCCCGAAGAAGCGGCATCCATCACCTACGACGCGGCGATCAACGCCGAGGCCGCCTTCCCCGTCGGCCCCGTGCACCAGCTGTGGCAGATGAACGAGGTCAACAAGCTGATCTGGACCGACAGCGACTTCGGCGTCGTGAACGAGGACGCGTGGAAGAAGACGGTCGCGGGCGCGCTCAAGGCGGTCAACCAGGACGGCCTGAACCTCATCACCGAGGAACCCGCCGACACCGCGTACAGCAACGAGTACATCGAGAAGGCGCTGCAGGAGCTCGAAGCCGAAGGGGTCGCGGTCAAGGGGACCTACACACCCATCGACGTGACGCTCACCGAAGGCGGTAAGTAG